The sequence GAGGAGGTGCAAACTCCGGTTATCTCTATCGTACTCGTGCTTTGCGCAGTTTTCGTGCCAGTCTCTTTCATGGAGGGCTTTGTAGGCGTTATACAAAAGCAGTTTGCGCTAACACTTGTTGTTTCTGTTTGTATCTCAGGCTTTGTTGCTCTTACACTTACGCCAGCACTTTGTGCGGTTATGCTTAAAAAGCAAGAGAGCAAGCCATTTTGGATAGTTCAGAAATTTAACGACTTCTTTGACTTTAGCACCAGACTCTTTACGGCCGGAGTGGCTAAAATTTTAAGGCATATTATTATTAGCTTTATTGTAATTGGTATTTTAGGATTTGCCACTTATAAGCTATTTGATGCTGTGCCAAAAGGGCTTGTGCCTTCAGAAGACAAGGGTGCTTTAATGGTTATCACCTCACTTCCACCTTCAACAAATATGCTAAAGACAAAAGAAGAAGTAGTCTCAATTAGCAACGCCATTTTAAGCAATCCAAATGTTGAGTTCACTATGGCTTTTGCAGGTTATGACATACTAGCTAGCTCGCTTAGAGAAAATTCAGCCGTTAGCTTTATAAAACTAAAAGATTGGAGTGAGAGAAAAGGCGCTAACAATGGAGCTGATACATTGGCTGGCCAGTTTAACGGTATGCTTTGGAGCTCAAAAAACTCAATGACATTCGTTGTAAATTTACCACCTATCATGGGTCTATCAATGACTGGTGGCTTTGAGATGTATCTGCAAAACAAAAGCGGCAAGAGCTACAATGAGATAGAAGCAGACGCTAGAAAAGTATCAGCAATAGCTAATGCAAGACCTGAACTAACAAATGTTAGAACCACGCTTGAGACAAATTATCGTCAGTTCAAGATAACAGTTGATAAAGAAAAAGCTAAATTATTTGGTGTAAGCGAGAGCGAAATTTTTAGCACGGTAGCAGCTACTTTTGGCTCTTACTATATAAATGACTTCAACCTTGCAGGCAAGTCCTACCGCGTATATGCAAGGGCAAGCGATAACTTTAGAAACAGCCCTGAGGATCTAAGAAAAATTTTTGTCCGCTCAAATGATGGCGGCATGGTGCCACTAAATTCAGTAGCAACACTTACAAGAACGATCGGACCTGATATCGTTGATAGATTTAACCTCTTTCCATCAGCTAAGATCATGGGTGATCCAAAACCTGGCTACACGTCAGGCGATGCGATAAGAGCGATCCAAGAGGTCGTAAATGATACGCTAAGCAGCGAGGACTACGCTATAAGCTGGGCTGGAACAGCGTATCAAGAGGTAAATTCTCAGGGAACTGGCACAGTCGCCTTTATCTTTGGTATGATCTTTGTCTTTTTGATCCTTGCTGCTCAGTACGAGAGATGGCTCATTCCACTTGCGGTTATCACAGCCGTACCATTTGCGGTATTTGGCTCATTGCTAGCAGTTTGGATAAGAGGCCTAACAAACGACATCTACTTTGAGATCGGACTCTTGTTGCTTATCGGTCTAGCGGCTAAAAACGCCATTTTGATCGTAGAGTTTGCAATGCAAGAGCGTGATAGCGGTAAGAGTATATTTGACTCAGCGATAAATGCGGCTAAACTTCGCTTTAGACCTATCGTAATGACATCAATTGCATTTACACTTGGCGTATTTCCTATGGTTATAAGCACAGGTGCTGGTGCAGCTTCTCGCCACTCACTAGGAACTGGCGTGGTTGGTGGTATGATTGCTTCTACTACGATAGCTATATTTTTCGTGCCAATGTTTTATTATTTGCTTGAAAATTTAAATGAAAAATACTGGAAAAAGGGAGCAAAAAAAGATGAAAAATAAAGCGTTTATACTTATAGCGGTGGCGTTTTTAACTGGTTGCTCATTTCGTCCAGATATGCCAAATGTAGATACAAATTTCACCTCAACATATACTTTCGAGACAAGCGATATAAGGGATCTTTGGTGGAGAGAATTTAACGATGAAAATTTA comes from Campylobacter concisus and encodes:
- a CDS encoding efflux RND transporter permease subunit is translated as MFSRFFINRPIFATVISIIIVIAGLMGIKGLPIEEYPSLTPPTVSVSATYSGADAQTIADSVASAIEDQINGVENMLYMQSTSSSAGTMNISVYFKIGSSSKQATIDVNNRVQAALSRLPQEVQNMGVTVRERSGSILQVVGFTNPNMDLIELYNYVNLNIADEIKRVSGIGDTVLIGTKEYSMRIWLKPDRLAHFKLTPSDVISQVKIQNSQYAAGKIGEQPSDGGNPYVYSVRTDGRLKNAAQFGDIIIKSSDGSVLKLKDVATIELGAASYANDAMLNGKPAIPLLLFLQNDANALATANAVKEKLNELKKTYPVGLEHTIAYNPTEFIDVSIDEVIKTFIEAMVLVLIVMYFFLKSFRATIIPMLAVPVSIIGTFGGLYVMDFSINLITLFALVLAIGIVVDDAIIVIENVERILHEDKEISVKDATFKAMEEVQTPVISIVLVLCAVFVPVSFMEGFVGVIQKQFALTLVVSVCISGFVALTLTPALCAVMLKKQESKPFWIVQKFNDFFDFSTRLFTAGVAKILRHIIISFIVIGILGFATYKLFDAVPKGLVPSEDKGALMVITSLPPSTNMLKTKEEVVSISNAILSNPNVEFTMAFAGYDILASSLRENSAVSFIKLKDWSERKGANNGADTLAGQFNGMLWSSKNSMTFVVNLPPIMGLSMTGGFEMYLQNKSGKSYNEIEADARKVSAIANARPELTNVRTTLETNYRQFKITVDKEKAKLFGVSESEIFSTVAATFGSYYINDFNLAGKSYRVYARASDNFRNSPEDLRKIFVRSNDGGMVPLNSVATLTRTIGPDIVDRFNLFPSAKIMGDPKPGYTSGDAIRAIQEVVNDTLSSEDYAISWAGTAYQEVNSQGTGTVAFIFGMIFVFLILAAQYERWLIPLAVITAVPFAVFGSLLAVWIRGLTNDIYFEIGLLLLIGLAAKNAILIVEFAMQERDSGKSIFDSAINAAKLRFRPIVMTSIAFTLGVFPMVISTGAGAASRHSLGTGVVGGMIASTTIAIFFVPMFYYLLENLNEKYWKKGAKKDEK